The DNA segment CTTCCCCTTTGTACCTAACAACGAGGCACACCAAATTGGGCCTTAAATCCATATGCCAAATTCCACatatattaagtatattataaCTCCAAATGTTCTCTTGAGGATGCTAACTAAAAACATgttatttctatattttattatcaattagttcTTGGATCAAGTGTCATTATTTTTGAGAAGTTAACAAAGCCCATAGTTTTTGTAAGCTTCCTTTGTATATCGATCGTGAATTATTGACAACTTTCAAAAGAAATGGGGGAATTGTCTCAATCTCTATTGTGTATAAGACAAAGTGTTTAGTGTCTTGAGTTTCTTACAATGCGCAAGTCAAATGATAAATTAGTGTCTGGTGCAACTTTGGATGACCACATGACATTGTGTCAATTGGAAATCTTCTCGTGAGCTCGTAGTACATCTCAAGATTTGTGAGTTATTGTTTTTTGCAATCTTCaattttctaattttgaatATCGCACCTCACGtcataaagaaaaaaagattgCACATTTGCGAGTATGTGTATTCATTCTTTCACTCTTGTAAGAATTCGTCTTTATTGTTGCAactttatttacttttttggggggaaaaacgacttagcatcATTTCATTAGATATtctcaaaaacgggaaaaaaatacgagtttaagagatcattctagacagacctaaaatgataaaaatctaaaaacgtaaatgaataatatgattataattctttcaattttagtgagttcaaaaaacggtaaattcaaGTTTCtgtagatattccagttctgctccgtgcttgtaattcttctccacgttcccgcgagggcactgcaatccgatacaatatctttccataactcttcaacacTTCTGCGGGTTtttccatatacccttgcattccgttcttgccaaatgttatacaccactgctctgaagccgcacttgaacacacttgttgaaaatttatttccCTTGTCTTTTAGTAGTGCCGcttgtttgatttcatttcattcgctcgggaaactaatcatctccaggcttttatagaatctttcctaaagctccgaagcaatacagcaactcccgaataggtgatccatggtttcttcatttcctctacatagaagacagctcgcatCTAGGAtactcatatacttgctgatacgatcacaggtgctgagtctttcccagaaggcgagccataggaagaactagtgtcgagggataatcttcatTGACCATACAAAAGGAGTCCACtctactttctacgctttttccaagtgacctcccatattttcttcaataccagcttcccattgtcctcggatttccattcatgaatattcggtctTTCATgaagttgtatgttacttatatgatcatgtatcctctgtccttttagatttcttctcaggagtgagtcacaattcccgtctttaatgtctctgatttttgcttctgcgtagtcccttctgatacgagtattttgaaactcctccttgtggatgataggctggtttttgaaccaagggtcgtgccagaatagagtgcatttcccgtcccctagtcggatgtcatatagatctgcaatatcgctttttagtttaagaatctttttcagagaccaactcataccttcatgaattttgtagGTTCAGATGTTGGTttcatatttcataaacctcgtatgcacccatttgatctatagtgactcctgattgtgCTCCAAATcgcacagatgcttgaaggtgagagatttgttccactcgatacagttcttcaagccgatgcctccctcttctttcggtttgtagagagtggtccatttgactttctttcctcctcttccgctactaccccagataaagttcctcatcagcgcgtcgagctccttcattaccttcttcaaAATGACCATCTACTGCgtccagtagccaactatgcccatgaccatggttttgataagtttgatcctccctgcataagaaagttttttcgctgcccaaccagatatcgtattttttaccttttaaatCAGCGCTTGTAGtatgagatctcgatctgctttgcggttaacggaattcctaagtaccttacgggaaagctGCATTCCTTAATGTCCATGATATTGAAGATgccctgctttgtttcgtccttcacgcctccataaaatgccacactgtttctttcattaatagttaaacatgtaaccttagaaaagaacgttagtgaaACCCttatagttttaatggaatcaatatctatgtgcgctagaatgaacaaatcattAGCAAAGCAtgaatgggttacctcctctacctcacaaaatgggtgaaagatgtatggatgATTCTTTCAAAATATCGCGAatatgctctcaaagatcgccatgatagctacgaaaaggtaagaagagagggagTCCCCTTGCCTTAATCCATTTTACCCTTGAAATAGCTTCTGTAGACTCCATTCACGCTAACAACAAaataggatgatgaaacgcactacatatccaatcaataaaaatcataggaaaagaaGAAACAACCATAAAGTCCTGAATGACTTCTCATCTAACatagtcgaaagctttcttgatatccaTTTTAAAAGCCACTCTCagagatattttcttttttccgtagccttttaaaaggctctacatgagaagaatattatgagagattgtcctaccggggatgaatgcagattgattaagatttataatttttcctatgacatttttaaatcgtttagaaatgattttttaaattattttataaattacattgcagtaggaaattagtctgaaatcttgtactttctcgggtatCGTGGTTTTGGgaatcaaggttaggaccgttgtatttcattgctttaacatcttcttgttcttaaaaaactccagaaccccatcagtaacgtctttactaacaaccgaccaattgtctttgaagaattgtgcattaaacccatcatgacccgggcttttattcccatcaatacaaaatagagcttctttaacctcaatcctcgtgaccacccttattagctcgcgactatcttctacAAATATTTTGCTATCAATAAACTAATACAAGGTATtgaggtgactttgatgctactttcttgtacccataatctacttatagaaatcgatagctaAATCTTGTACACatttttgaccctgaacatattcaccatcatcatttttcagcatgtatacattgtttctcatatttctagccttgcattttctatagaagaaaattgtgtttttgtcacccaacgagagtcagctctgtcttgaggatacgatcagattcgtttctggttacgttgtaatcaccgaggacaacccaagatttatcactaccgatacagtttctaagacaattctagaggagtcttcaatcagtgcttgagttgctaccatagacaatagcaagattaaacacgattcctgtgattctgtctttgacctccaccaggattgcttgatcattcgaaaataGAGCCCTGAGCTTAGCAACTTCGTTATCCCAGATAACCTAAATTCTgtccgttttgtcatttgagttgtgaatgatttcccagctgctatcaatacacagcttgctaaccttctcaatgttccggcttttgacttttgtctcaagaatacccataatagtgatcttctggttctcaatgatcctcctgattgcTTTGCATTTCAGAGtatcattgagtccccttatgttccatgtcactatattcatgaatggatataagtgttgggatCCTGACTTTCTAGACTGTCATAGACCTCATCATCAGAGAAATCGTAAGCATCACTTTCCTCgttatcctcaatggctacagcttgattacatggaatactaatGCCATTGAGTGGGGGTTGCCTcacatagatctcatcttctttcGTTATAGAGTTAGTGGCTTCTAGATCCATGATCTTTTtactttgtcttcgattttcagcttgttcttctttagtaggtcttttctgactttgaacttcttcactactggatttatttttgttatcgattttaattctCCCTACTTCAAAACCATGGCTCACTACCTTATTCAAGActaaattgtcttcttctgcacttgatctttcgatttcacaaaacccaagatttctcAGTCCATTCTCAATAGCTTCCTTATTGCTTGTTaatttttcaatgttttttgtCCAGGATTCTTTTGTTCattatctcgaaaggtggctttAAGCCCATGGATCGGGTCATTTCGAATTCCGATGACATTGCTTTTTCGGTTCCTACTTGCATTCCTAGATTTTGAAGAgtggactcacgacctattaGAGTGCCATCAGACctaattttgcttgtttcatatgggccaagtattccccgtcctatagatctttgaattccagTAACTTTAGAACCAGGACCTGTAGTTgcatcaagaccagttctttgatcagtattgggaccagtggagttaggaccaacaatagtatcgTCCACAATAATAGGAATTGTGCTAGTATCAGGACCAATATAATTGGGACcagcaatggttgcacatttttcatcaagACCTGTAGTAGtaagtccggtagcttgagtagtatcAGGATCAACAAGTCTAGGACCAGgcttaacatggtcaatatggctaggtacGGTAGCATTATGATAATCTATAGGACTAGTGTGTCTATGTCCAACTTTAGcaggaccgataccctgaccagAACCGACGTTTTGAACatgacctattcttgagaaaacagaatcccttggaccggtgccctgaacatgaccaatagGATCAGCGTTAGCAGGGCCAGGTTGTACCCTCACCCACTTCATTAGTTTTCATATCTTCTTCCctacccttatctgttcttgtTTTCGGTTGTCCATCTTATCATTATCAGTGCATTCATTCttgttaagttcagacctgttcacatttctctcaacctgagcttggttagagtcattgatactGCCTTCCTGAGCGTTGTTATTGaccttcgattttagattattattgactgaacatttattcgtagcgtgtgtgaaagtgttacaccatatacatcattttggtttccattcgtattgtactccaatgtcaaataaatttcccagtttatctttaagttcaagcttgattggaagagagtTACTTGGATaaatttcgacactaactctgtCACATATGCACACTCGTAGtcttccattgctgggtcaaatATAAGTGGTTTTCCTATAATTCTTGAAATATAGGACAGACTCATTGGGTTGCACaagtgtggtggaacattcttgagattcacccttcaagttcaggcggtctatgattagtattaagttccttGATCTaattgtacaacttgaatctttttcctttAATAAAggtatattcgctctctatgatcaactttatttttccattcctgaaggatagaaagtagaatctgTGATCATTGATTATGATCCTCTCCAGACCAGAGGATTCTCACTAAGCCATTAgcgttcttttaacctcagcaaatggtgtcttcatgttgcccataaagtgaccaactatgacaaactcccatgcatttaggcatttttcttcaatatctggtgggagctcaaaccgATGTgaatgatcaagtgtaattacctttgggtaTAAGAtgtctatctggaattttccTTTTTCTAGATAGTTCATGCAATTTCCATTCCACACATTTCCTTCTTGTGaggttttgtttgggttgctcatgattaTATACACCTTTGATTTATTACATTTCAAAATATCCCTTatggcgtcaaccgtccacttgatcacttcatcatattgatctttgttgaagagattccaattctttagatagtgaatgttgaactgagcattcaactgatcatttctttcatgGGGCATTGTAATTTCTTGTTTATTAACTTGGaaaaaatagcttcttcatctggtttctctGTCCTACAAAATttgctattttgttttttctcatTGACCACATTGGACTAGCAgtaggatccttgttatcagTCTGAGCATTTTTTTGTTAGGAATTGCAGCAAtaggaggagctgaggagatgactgtttcagGGTTGCTATCTTTCTtaacttgtttgttcttttcggcccatctaacccttgtatttcccacaaaaccattgccttcaattgttccaatcttctttagaatatccccttcagtgctcttctcttgtgtaccagtttttctcttttgaatgctatcaattggaatttcaggatccagattaacTAGTGGAGAAATGCACCCATGTTCAATATCTTAGGGTTAGCCTCAGGTGTCACGGGTTCCTTaggatttacttcagcattcttcttGGAACTTGAattatttgccttcatgttttttctttctttgattttcgatccattcttacccttcttagctgttttagaattattgaTCTTGTTATTCGACCGATcctttcaatttcagcacttgtttttGAAGAACTATGCCCCTTTGTTTTTGGTTTGATATTTGTTGCTGACATCTTCTTCATGAACTTATGATATTCAAGGtcacatattattgtttcatcatagtcgGTGCTATCGTTTGATTCCAAATCAAGATCcatgctttggttcttttgattcaaCTGGTGGTTCATAACTTTGATTGTAGAGTTATCATCTTGTCGATTAGGACCGGCAGAGGAAGCAATTGTATGACCGAAAATATGAGTAGCACCAGGGCTTATGTGAGCAACTAgattatctttttcagacccaaccaagcgaaaaccgttggatAACCCCTTATCAGACCCGGCCAAGAGAAAACCATTGGCTAATTCTTccagtttcatacattcttcacctcttactgacttatattctgacccaacttatttgtagcttccataATATCCATACCCAGACCCATATTTTCAAACAGATTATCAATATAATTCCGAACCAAGTTTTCACCattgactataccaatcaagtttagttcatcatcctttagatctATTTTATTAGGCTTTTCTGATTTGgatgaatttatttccatgaccagctccaactcagatccaatttcttcagtGTTTCAAGATtttctgttagactatgtccttcAACAGCTCAGCTAGATGTGTAGGTTGTTTAGAAGATCCTACAATTTTAGGCTTAGTTTCAGAATCctgggcgcatttagtgtcttTTGTCCAACCTTTTCTAGCCTAGTCCATAGTCTAGTTGTCTGACTTTCCATCTAATCCTTAGTAGGGCAGGTAGACTTAGAATTCTGATCATCAATAAAATCCAAGACTTTCAATTTTGCAACATTTCCCATTGCAGaacaaaattcttaaattatgTCCTTCTTTGGACCCAATGGACTCTAAGCAGCTGATATCTCCAACTctgtagaggcaatttcaaTATGACCCATTTTTCCCAGTTCAGCGTCCTCTCTAGCAGGACCGGTAAGCTCTGTTTTCTAATCTTTCTCTGCACCTGAATAACCCAAACTTTCATGTTTTCCTATTTTTGAAACTAAccccgaccttgtaatattctttgaacctactGATTCTTTACCAGCAGTCTTATTCAGCCCTTTCATATTTACCTCAATAGAAACCCCAATACCAACATCAAgaggatcattcaaaacagacataGATCTCAGCATATTGTTTTCACCCGATGCAGAAACAGACCCCAACattgagctttcaataggacccGATAAACTTGTACAATTTATGTAattttcctgcattaccttagagccTTTTGATagattatctccaacattgAGACCGAATTTTCAGCACAAACAACCTGATTGTCATCAGTTTCAGCcagacaagatttcaaatccaatttctcaacagaatgaccggtcaggtctagCGTACCAATCAACGACCTTAACGGTTCATTCTGTGCAGCAATTCCAATAACAACAGATATTTCTAgaatataacatattttctatttttattagattatatttttttaaataattaaaagtcaATTAAACaagtgtttatttaaaattagaaaagaatTACATCATAAggcttaataatataaattggaaATAATAACTAGAAAAGACTATGGTATGGAGCCATTAGTCTTGGACTCTTGCAATTGTTGTTTGGTGCTGCGGTTAGGGTTCAGTTTCAGGTTCAGGTAGGGCTTTCGTGTCCTTCTAGGCCTCTGTATCCAGATGGGTCAGGGTCTTAGGCTCCTGGTGTGGCTCCATAGAGGTGAGAGCCCAAGATGATAAAATGGAAATGAGTGCTGAAGTGATAAAGGCAAGAAATACACATGCAATTGCAGCATTTGCTTGGTTAAAGAACTTATCAAATACATTAAAACCAATATCTGTGTCTATTGTGGAATTGTTGCCTTCAATAAAATACTCTGCTAACAAGAGAATATGTTTCATCTCATTTGTTGCTCGAATCCGGCTGCAGCTCCTGTCCCTAGTAAGTACGAAATCACCttccaaaaattaaaaacaattgaaaTTAGCACGAgccttatatttttaaattaaatgacataTATAAATGCTAATAGAATTTTAAACTTTcttataatctaaaaaaaaatattcaatttaaaaacaaatacgTCGAAATTGGTAGATTATACACAATGATATGTTCGATGTTAcgtgaaaaataaatatcaaatttatttatttttagattatcTCAAATCTTAGCTTAGATAACAAATCGTTTAGTCACCCaaagcaatttataaaaattggaATGCGTagaactcaaaaaaaaaatgattagaaaaaaaaacgtACAAAAcgtatttaaatataatttaatttacaaatataaattagtaaaaaaaagaaaagttaaattaaaagaCAACCGTTTTGTCCATttgaaaaaacaacaaatcaCTAAAATTCTGATAATTCAAATCTCATATGCCCTAATTAAAAGTTCGAACTCCATCTAATAAAACGgtctaaaaatctcaaatagtAATTGTCCAAACAAAAATGAGAGGaacaaaaataagaacaaaacatACCTTATCTGCATAGAAGTTGAATTGAAAAATACACACCCCATACAATTTGATTCCAGTTTTGAAATTGTAAATAGTGAAGACAATTTGTAGTAATGCAAACAACATCCCAATCACGATTGTAGCAAGCACATATCTGCCACATTTCACAATTAATATgtacaatatttaataaaaaaatatatatagtaacaATATCATTTTCTTGTCCACTCACCTATAAGCATAAACATCGTCAAAACTGTATTCTAATTCGTAATCAAAGACATCATTGGGGACATAGAGTGTATCACTTACAAGTACGCCCAATGCAACTAATAAGAAAATGAACTTAAGGGCTCTCAATGCAAGAACTGTTACCACATTGGAAGGCAGTTGTGCCATCTTtctatattaatttgattttgtatgtTGTGTTCACTTGTTAACAATTTCTGaagttttataatataaatgctCCTAACTATATTAGTATTTGacaactaatattattattattattaatattacgTGCATTACGAAGTACCGTAAGAGTTGCCGGTTAGTCTTTTGTCCATAATTTGGCTCATAAGCTTTAGACTGCTGGCTTAAATGAAAACTGACACATTTGACGGTTATTTTAAAaggatataaaatatatttgagttAGAAATAGTTTTAGTTTTGTTTAgattgtaaaaaattaaatataaaaaaagaagtaaagGATAGTGTTGTGACGTCTATAAGTAAGAAGGTAAGAAATGTGGGACGAAATTTTCGACTTATTTTGCGATAAATACTAGATTTCACCGccaaaaaaatgtttatggtggtaaatatttttacaaaatgtttagataataatttttcaatcCCTGCACATTTATGAAATTGATTACCtgaaaattctataaaaatattttaacaaattattcacAAGATCTTAGTTGTTAAAAAttcatttctatatatttaGCAAGATTTTCTTTTTTGTCAAAATCCGATATAAAGTTTagataatttgattatttttatataaaattttgatgatttttgataattttttaaaatatgacatATACTTAGGAAGATTTCCATTTTTGTCAAAATTTGATATAAAGTTTggacaatttcttttttttttgttgaaatctgATATATAGATTCCaccatttttgtttttattaaaatgtgatatatagttttgacaatttttagttttgtctaatataactTTAGACAATTTTTATCAGCCAAAATCTAATATAtgatttaaactatttttttgggTCAAAATCTTATACATACTTTCaaaatctttgtttttttaaatatgatatagaGTTTCGAAATTGTTGATGTTTTCGTCGaaattcattacttttttaaatcatgttttgaaatgatttaattttaattataaaatctatgatttttcaataatttttgttatttttttttatcaaaatcttaTAGTTTTGATGATTTAACTGTTTTGTAAACGAAATGAAATATCAGTGTGAGAGTGAGTGAGAGAGGTAGGAAAGACCGACCTCTTCGAATCCATCTCTTATACGTCTAGGGAACACTTAGAtacaatcaaattattttccTCCCTAATATTTAATAGACACGTCTAATTTATCTCAATTTTTATCAGTAAATTCAATCAATCAAACATTAAAAAGTACGACTATTGGGCATATGTCTACCCAcatttcaaactatttttccAATAAAGAAATGATAAACTCACAGAATGATGAACGACGAATCCTATGTGGCCTGTCACGTGTgtaggagagagaaataaaaaaatttaaaaaatatataatattaaaaaacgtttcagttctctctctttattcttttcatatttcattttcgGCGATCTCTCTTTCTTCTATGGCGATTTCGCTCTCCGGCTTCCGCAACTTCTTCTCTTCATCACCGTCTAATTGAAAATGGTAAGTTTTTTTGCTCTCCTTCGTTTAACTTCACTACATTTTGAAAATTGCATGTCCAGGATCAtattatttctcttcttttcagGATGGTGTTGGTCCATGTACATCATCTAGGAAGACTCTAAAGACTCCaaagtaaaataataagaaatcttATCTTTTTATAAACGAATATGTTTAGCGTAGATGATTTTGATATCAATATTCTGTTTAGTATATTGATAGGGTTTAACTCCATTTTGGGTGTAGCGATAGAAACATTTTGAATAGGATTGTACAAGTATTTAGCGATTATGGTTTAGCGTAGAAACATTTTTACCGATTAGGGTTTAGTGTAGAAACGGTTTCTATATCCATATTCTGTTTAGTGATCGATTAGGTTGTAGCTGCAGAAACATTTCGAATAGGGTTGTAAAAAAGAGTCCCGAAACCACAACATTtcgatggtttcgggacccaaaatggtGGTTTCTCGTGCCAAAATGTTAGTTTTGGACCTGAAATGGTGGTTTCAGGACCTTTCTAAATGGTTATCTATTTCAtggttcatttatttttttgttcattagcttcttttgtttttattgagcaaataaacgtaaaaggaATGCGGCCCAAGAAGAGAGTTCACCTCAACTCTCGCCAAAGAAAACCAAAGCTACccacaacatatttttaactaGGACCTCGTCTTTTGGCCTTTTCAATCTTTTTCAACTATTGTCTATTAAAAAAAGATTGTGAAAGCCATAGGCTTTGGCTCTCTTCTATCTTCGTCACTTTCAGAATGCCTTGACGAGATCTCTCGTTATCTTGTCAGACAGTTTGACTGTACTAAATGTGCATTCATCCTAGAGAGTAGCGAGGATGTaaaaatcgaagaagaagatgttcaaATCATATTGGGAATCCCTAGAGGAGAGCGAACATTGTAGAATATGAGGATAATGAGCCCGATAAGAAGTTGAAGGCCTTTAGGACTCGATGTGGTAACCCAGTAAATGATGGTCTTATAGTGTCTGATATGCCAATGAAAATTATAGAGAACAAAGCAGTTGACAAAAATTTCAAGATAGACTTCATATTATATGTTGTCAGTTTctttctctggtgtgatcacATAGGTCAACTATCTAGTTATATCTCAAACTTACATATAGGTATGGTATATGCATTGTTAATAAtcctcaaatttattttttgtactTGCAAGTTTAGAATTCTAAAAGCTATTTCAGATGTTCCTAATATTCTAAAGTTtaattggtgcaaatttgtacttcAAGGATTATTTCAATCATGCGAAAAATGGAAGGCGCACGAAAAACGAAATTTATAAGGACCACACACGTTCCTTATCGCAAGTTATCTTTATCATCACTAATTGATTTTAGTATTTGCAaatgtaaatgtttttttaacatatatatgtttttagttGTGCTACTTGTATATGGTCAGAAACCCTAAAATCCAAATTGATGAGCGTCGATTTCCTATACTGTCATGTTGAAATCACATGAAGTTGAAGTTTAGGTTGGAAACGGAGATGACATGTGGAGGATTATGATGTGGAAGCGATGTTGGACGCATTCTACTTCCACCTCTTCAGA comes from the Impatiens glandulifera unplaced genomic scaffold, dImpGla2.1, whole genome shotgun sequence genome and includes:
- the LOC124917574 gene encoding CASP-like protein 4D1; translation: MAQLPSNVVTVLALRALKFIFLLVALGVLVSDTLYVPNDVFDYELEYSFDDVYAYRYVLATIVIGMLFALLQIVFTIYNFKTGIKLYGVCIFQFNFYADKFFNQANAAIACVFLAFITSALISILSSWALTSMEPHQEPKTLTHLDTEA